A single region of the Solwaraspora sp. WMMD791 genome encodes:
- a CDS encoding IS630 family transposase, producing the protein MGERVRVREIDDDEGQRLLRIIRRGTGSVVTWRRAQMVLLSAQGMPVGKIAEVTFTSADRVRDVIHNFNADGFDSLYPRYKGGRPRTFTLPERREIKKIAKSKPAEHGLPFSTWSLAKLADFLVAEGVVDDISHEGLRVLLREEGVSFQRVKTWKTSRDPDYAAKKARVEHLYAIADDEVVPEAGEPDVIFCLDEFGPLNLQPHPGRQWAERGGRHKDPERGPRPRRRATYNRPYGVRHLFAAYDLGADKLYGHIKPTKHRTRFLEFCRYLRGLHPPRTRIAIVLDNYSPHLSTKKDTRVGDWAAANNVEFAYTPTNSSWLNRIEAQFTALRYFTLDGTDHTSHAEQGSMIRRYIIWRNKHAADERLREVVNRANVA; encoded by the coding sequence GTGGGAGAGCGAGTACGCGTCCGTGAGATCGACGACGACGAGGGCCAGCGCCTGTTGCGGATCATCCGTAGAGGCACCGGCTCGGTGGTGACCTGGCGACGGGCTCAGATGGTGTTGCTGTCCGCGCAGGGCATGCCAGTGGGGAAGATCGCGGAGGTGACGTTCACCAGCGCGGACCGGGTCCGCGACGTGATCCACAACTTCAACGCTGACGGCTTCGACTCGCTCTACCCGAGGTACAAGGGTGGCCGGCCGCGGACGTTCACCCTGCCGGAACGGCGTGAGATCAAGAAGATCGCCAAGTCCAAGCCGGCCGAGCACGGTCTGCCGTTCTCGACCTGGAGTCTGGCCAAGCTGGCCGACTTCCTGGTCGCTGAGGGGGTGGTCGACGACATCAGCCACGAGGGCCTACGGGTCCTGCTCCGCGAGGAGGGCGTGTCCTTTCAACGGGTGAAGACCTGGAAGACCTCCCGCGACCCCGACTACGCCGCCAAGAAGGCCCGCGTCGAGCACCTCTACGCGATCGCCGACGACGAGGTCGTACCCGAGGCCGGTGAGCCCGACGTCATCTTCTGCCTGGACGAGTTCGGCCCGTTGAATCTGCAGCCCCACCCTGGACGGCAGTGGGCCGAACGCGGCGGACGGCACAAGGACCCCGAGCGTGGGCCCAGGCCCCGCCGACGGGCGACATACAACCGCCCATACGGCGTCCGCCACCTGTTCGCCGCCTACGACCTGGGCGCGGACAAGCTCTACGGCCACATCAAGCCGACGAAGCACCGGACACGGTTCCTGGAGTTCTGCCGCTACCTGCGCGGCCTGCACCCGCCGCGGACCCGAATCGCGATCGTCCTCGACAACTACTCCCCGCACCTGAGCACGAAGAAGGACACCCGTGTCGGCGACTGGGCCGCCGCGAACAACGTCGAGTTCGCCTACACGCCGACCAACAGTTCCTGGCTCAACCGCATCGAGGCCCAGTTCACCGCCCTGCGCTACTTCACCCTCGACGGCACCGACCACACCAGCCACGCCGAGCAGGGCAGCATGATCCGCCGCTACATCATCTGGCGGAACAAGCACGCCGCCGACGAACGCCTACGCGAGGTAGTCAACAGGGCCAACGTTGCCTGA
- a CDS encoding ATP-binding protein has translation MEVVLIAKPSRIFDRDFEWRQLTAFLARSGPQLGVVSGRRRQGKTYLLEALTRQTNGLYFGATQATSAESLRLFTQALSNWLGVAAPIRFDSWDEAVTYLCTLRDRPGPVVLDEFPYLSKVEPALPSILQREIDRAVSDDRSLSLLLCGSAMSVMGGLLAGSAPLRGRASLELVVQPFDHVLTARFWGLTDPKLAVAHHAVVGGTPAYRRFVGDDAPRDLGDFDDWLIRTVLSPATPLFREARYLLEEEADVRDTALYHSVLAAVATGNNTRGGIAGYIGRKAADIGHHLNVLEDTHLLVREPDVFRSGRTVYRIAEPLITFYQVIMRPQWGLLESGRAELVWRDARSRLAAQVIGPHFERLCRAYALTAPPELFGALPGEVGAGVVTDPQRRRQIEVDVAVFAPAVPGEQRRLLGLGEAKWGEVMGARHVDRLRRARDLLAARGYDTRDTVLTCFSGAGFEPGLTDSGEPVRTVGLDDMYPLPSTTP, from the coding sequence TTGGAGGTCGTCCTGATCGCGAAACCGTCCCGGATCTTCGACCGTGACTTCGAGTGGCGGCAGCTCACCGCGTTCCTCGCCCGATCAGGTCCGCAGCTGGGGGTGGTCAGCGGCCGACGCCGGCAGGGCAAGACGTACCTTTTGGAGGCCTTGACCCGGCAGACCAACGGGCTCTACTTCGGTGCCACTCAGGCGACGTCGGCCGAGTCGTTGCGCCTGTTCACCCAGGCGTTGAGCAACTGGCTGGGCGTCGCGGCCCCCATCCGGTTCGACAGCTGGGACGAGGCTGTCACCTACCTGTGCACCCTCCGTGACCGGCCCGGCCCTGTCGTCCTGGACGAGTTTCCCTACCTGAGCAAGGTCGAGCCGGCGCTGCCGTCGATCCTGCAGCGGGAAATCGACCGAGCCGTGTCGGACGACCGGTCGCTGTCGCTGTTGCTGTGCGGGTCGGCGATGTCGGTCATGGGCGGGCTGCTCGCCGGGTCCGCCCCGCTGCGCGGTCGGGCCAGCCTGGAACTCGTCGTCCAGCCTTTCGACCATGTGCTCACCGCCCGGTTCTGGGGGCTGACCGATCCGAAGCTCGCCGTCGCGCACCACGCAGTGGTCGGCGGCACCCCGGCGTACCGGCGGTTCGTTGGTGACGACGCGCCGCGCGACCTCGGCGACTTCGACGACTGGCTGATCCGGACCGTGCTCAGCCCGGCCACCCCGTTGTTCCGGGAGGCGCGGTACCTGCTGGAGGAGGAGGCCGACGTCCGGGACACCGCGCTGTACCACTCGGTGCTGGCCGCCGTCGCCACCGGCAACAACACCCGGGGCGGTATCGCCGGCTACATCGGCCGTAAAGCGGCCGACATCGGCCACCACCTCAACGTCCTCGAGGACACCCACCTGCTGGTACGGGAACCGGACGTGTTCCGGTCCGGACGGACGGTATACCGGATCGCGGAGCCGTTGATCACGTTCTACCAGGTGATCATGCGACCGCAGTGGGGGCTGCTGGAAAGCGGCCGGGCCGAGCTGGTGTGGCGCGACGCCCGGTCCCGGCTCGCCGCCCAGGTGATCGGCCCACACTTCGAACGGCTGTGCCGGGCGTACGCCCTGACCGCGCCGCCGGAACTGTTCGGCGCGCTGCCCGGTGAGGTCGGCGCCGGCGTCGTCACCGACCCGCAGCGACGTCGGCAGATCGAGGTGGACGTCGCCGTGTTCGCCCCGGCGGTCCCCGGGGAGCAGCGCCGCCTGCTCGGCCTGGGCGAGGCGAAGTGGGGCGAGGTGATGGGGGCACGCCACGTCGACCGGCTGCGCCGGGCCCGTGACCTGCTCGCCGCCCGTGGCTACGACACCCGGGACACCGTGCTGACCTGCTTCAGCGGGGCCGGGTTCGAACCGGGCCTGACCGACAGCGGCGAACCCGTCCGTACGGTCGGCCTCGACGACATGTACCCGCTACCGTCCACGACGCCGTGA
- a CDS encoding metalloregulator ArsR/SmtB family transcription factor, whose protein sequence is MYARDNAAGATAGQQPPTGAQIDTAVTALRMLADPTRLRLLWQLREGEHDVGTLAAAVGAARPAVSQHLAKLLLAGLVASRRDGRRVFYRARGGHVRRLVAEALYAADHHITGAPDHD, encoded by the coding sequence ATGTACGCACGCGACAACGCTGCAGGTGCCACAGCTGGGCAGCAGCCACCCACCGGCGCGCAGATCGACACGGCGGTGACCGCGTTGCGGATGCTCGCCGACCCCACCCGGCTGCGTCTGCTGTGGCAGCTGCGCGAGGGCGAGCACGACGTCGGCACCCTCGCGGCGGCGGTCGGCGCCGCCCGGCCCGCCGTGTCGCAGCACCTGGCGAAACTGCTGCTCGCCGGCCTGGTGGCCAGCCGCCGCGACGGCCGGCGGGTGTTCTACCGGGCGCGCGGCGGCCACGTGCGCCGACTGGTCGCCGAGGCGCTGTACGCCGCTGACCACCACATCACCGGCGCTCCCGACCACGACTGA
- a CDS encoding cation diffusion facilitator family transporter, giving the protein MAHDHDQHGHHHHPHTHPHAARHGWWRRVRHQLTPHSHDTASKVDDSLESSRDGLRALWISLAILAATAAAQAVIVIASGSVALLGDTLHNVADALTAVPLAIAFLIGRRAATRAYTYGYGRAEDVAGIVIVAVIAGSAIAAGWTAVDRLIDPAPMSHVPWVAAAGVVGFAGNELVARYRIRVGRRIGSAALVADGLHARTDGFTSLAVVAAAGGAAAGWQWADPLVGLAITVAIGYVLRDAAREVYRRLMDAVDPDLVDTAETSLRAVPGVRDVTAVRLRWIGHRLHAEADLVVDADLTLIAAHEVAADAEHQLTHAVPRLRSATVHTDPAGHAGAHHHVVLSHQRRRAAAPDGGDATHQRRRAAAPDGGDATHRHDDVEVAG; this is encoded by the coding sequence ATGGCGCACGACCACGACCAGCACGGCCACCACCACCATCCGCACACCCATCCGCATGCGGCACGGCACGGCTGGTGGCGACGGGTGCGGCACCAGCTGACTCCGCACTCCCACGACACCGCCAGCAAGGTCGACGACTCCCTCGAATCGTCGCGCGACGGACTCCGTGCCCTGTGGATCTCCCTGGCGATTCTCGCCGCCACCGCCGCAGCCCAGGCCGTCATCGTCATCGCCTCCGGCTCGGTGGCGCTGCTCGGCGACACCCTGCACAACGTCGCCGACGCGCTCACCGCCGTACCCCTCGCGATCGCGTTCCTGATCGGCCGCCGCGCCGCCACCCGCGCCTACACCTACGGGTACGGCCGCGCCGAGGACGTCGCCGGCATCGTCATCGTGGCCGTCATCGCCGGTTCGGCGATCGCCGCCGGTTGGACCGCCGTCGACCGGCTGATCGACCCGGCGCCGATGAGCCACGTGCCGTGGGTGGCCGCCGCCGGCGTCGTCGGCTTCGCGGGCAACGAACTCGTCGCCCGCTACCGGATCCGCGTCGGCCGACGCATCGGCTCGGCCGCGCTGGTCGCCGACGGTCTGCACGCCCGTACCGACGGGTTCACCTCGCTGGCGGTGGTCGCCGCCGCCGGAGGCGCGGCGGCCGGCTGGCAGTGGGCCGACCCGCTGGTCGGACTCGCCATCACCGTCGCGATCGGATACGTGCTGCGTGACGCGGCCCGCGAGGTGTACCGGCGGCTGATGGACGCGGTCGACCCCGACCTGGTCGACACCGCCGAAACGTCCCTGCGCGCGGTGCCCGGCGTCCGCGACGTCACGGCGGTACGGCTGCGCTGGATCGGCCACCGGCTGCACGCCGAAGCGGACCTCGTGGTCGACGCGGATCTGACCCTGATCGCCGCGCACGAGGTGGCCGCCGACGCCGAACACCAGCTCACCCACGCCGTACCGAGGCTGCGGTCGGCGACCGTGCACACCGACCCGGCCGGCCATGCCGGGGCCCATCACCACGTCGTCCTGTCCCACCAGCGTCGTCGTGCCGCCGCCCCGGACGGCGGCGACGCCACCCACCAGCGTCGTCGTGCCGCCGCCCCGGACGGCGGCGACGCCACCCACCGGCACGACGACGTCGAGGTCGCCGGCTGA
- a CDS encoding FBP domain-containing protein, with product MTPLSEREIRAAFVNCTKGETKRLHVPRDLAGRPWPELDFLGWRDPQSPERAYLVTELGQRPVAVALRCPTPSTTQRRRSMCSICLTAPVSGVSLMVAAKAGRSGQAGNSVGTYLCSDLSCSLYVRGRKDAGAGARLHESLTLEEKVARTVANVAAFIAKVTG from the coding sequence ATGACCCCACTGAGTGAGCGGGAGATCCGTGCCGCGTTCGTGAACTGCACCAAGGGCGAGACGAAGCGCCTGCACGTCCCGCGTGATCTGGCCGGCCGGCCGTGGCCGGAGCTGGACTTCCTCGGCTGGCGTGACCCGCAGTCGCCCGAGCGGGCCTACCTCGTCACCGAGCTGGGGCAGCGACCGGTGGCGGTGGCGCTGCGCTGCCCCACGCCGTCGACCACCCAGCGGCGGCGCAGCATGTGCTCGATCTGCCTGACCGCGCCGGTGTCCGGGGTGTCGCTGATGGTCGCGGCGAAGGCGGGCAGGTCGGGGCAGGCCGGCAACTCGGTCGGCACCTATCTGTGCAGCGACCTGTCCTGCTCGCTGTACGTACGGGGCAGGAAGGACGCCGGCGCGGGCGCGCGGCTGCACGAGTCGCTCACCCTGGAGGAGAAGGTCGCCCGGACCGTGGCGAACGTCGCGGCGTTCATCGCCAAGGTCACCGGCTGA
- a CDS encoding TetR/AcrR family transcriptional regulator encodes MPRAGLNTEKVTTAGAELADEVGFDQVTVSALARRFGVTVASLYSHVRSGHDLRTRIALLALTELADRATDAAAGRSGKQALTAIADVYRDYAREHPGRYAAARLRLDPTTAAASAGGRHSRLLRAVLRGYQLPEPEQTHAVRLIGGAIHGYVSLETSGGFDHSDPDPQESWSRALDALDALLRNWPTN; translated from the coding sequence GTGCCACGTGCGGGGTTGAACACCGAGAAGGTGACCACAGCCGGTGCGGAGCTGGCCGATGAGGTCGGGTTCGACCAGGTCACCGTCTCCGCACTGGCCCGTCGCTTCGGCGTCACCGTCGCCAGCCTGTACTCACACGTCCGCAGCGGCCACGACCTCAGGACCCGGATCGCCCTGCTCGCCCTGACCGAGCTCGCCGACCGGGCCACCGACGCCGCCGCCGGGCGCTCCGGCAAGCAGGCCTTGACCGCCATCGCCGACGTCTACCGTGACTACGCCCGCGAACACCCTGGTCGTTACGCCGCGGCCAGGCTGCGACTCGACCCGACCACCGCCGCGGCCAGCGCCGGAGGTCGGCACAGCCGGTTGCTCCGCGCGGTGCTGCGCGGATACCAGCTGCCCGAACCGGAGCAGACCCATGCCGTACGGCTGATCGGCGGCGCCATCCACGGCTACGTCAGCCTGGAAACCAGCGGCGGATTCGACCACAGTGACCCCGATCCGCAGGAAAGCTGGTCGCGCGCCCTGGACGCGCTCGACGCCCTGCTGCGCAACTGGCCGACAAACTGA
- a CDS encoding helix-turn-helix transcriptional regulator, producing MITPVRTTTAVVTVLAALLEQPDTDRYGTDLMRATGYPSGTLYPILHRLQKAGWVEAAWEQIDPVAAGRPARRYYRLTADGAEAATAEITALRRQLAKAQQPTTKVRPA from the coding sequence GTGATAACCCCCGTACGCACCACCACGGCTGTGGTCACGGTGCTCGCCGCACTGCTGGAGCAGCCCGACACCGACCGGTACGGCACCGACCTGATGCGGGCCACCGGCTACCCCAGCGGCACCCTGTATCCGATCCTGCACCGGCTGCAGAAGGCCGGCTGGGTCGAGGCGGCCTGGGAGCAGATCGACCCGGTCGCCGCCGGACGTCCCGCCCGGCGCTACTACCGGCTCACCGCCGACGGCGCCGAAGCCGCCACCGCAGAAATCACCGCGCTGCGCCGGCAACTCGCCAAGGCACAACAGCCCACCACCAAGGTACGGCCGGCATGA
- a CDS encoding threonine/serine dehydratase: protein MTIELAEIEAAARRIAGHVVRTPTVPSPGLSDLLGVPVTAKLELLQRTGSFKARGAAAKLLTLDDAQRAAGVVAVSGGNHGIAVAVMAQALDVKATVVMPTSAPARATEIARDAGATVRLVDGMGAAFDLMDRLRSEGLTLVHPFDDPVVVAGQGTVGLEFADDAFGAEADGAAGADPATAPTDVLVSIGGGALISGVAAALHARAPGTRIWGVETNGAQAMAQARAAGAPVPVELSSIVTTLSAPMVSQLTLDHVSTLVTDVLVVSDAEAVRGSVELAEHAKVWAEPAAGCLLPAARRVVDQVGPHARIGLVLCGGNVTVADLTGWAAGFNVR, encoded by the coding sequence ATGACGATCGAGCTTGCGGAGATCGAGGCGGCGGCGCGGCGGATCGCCGGGCACGTCGTACGGACCCCGACGGTGCCCAGCCCGGGGCTGTCGGACCTGCTCGGTGTGCCGGTGACGGCGAAGCTGGAGTTGCTGCAGCGTACCGGGTCGTTCAAGGCGCGGGGTGCGGCGGCGAAGCTGCTGACTCTCGACGACGCGCAGCGCGCCGCCGGTGTGGTGGCGGTCAGCGGCGGCAACCACGGCATCGCCGTGGCGGTGATGGCGCAGGCCCTGGACGTGAAGGCCACCGTGGTGATGCCGACGAGCGCGCCGGCGCGGGCCACCGAGATCGCCCGCGACGCCGGGGCGACGGTCCGGCTGGTCGACGGCATGGGCGCGGCGTTCGACCTGATGGACCGGCTGCGGTCCGAGGGGCTGACGCTGGTGCACCCGTTCGACGACCCGGTCGTGGTCGCCGGACAGGGCACCGTCGGTCTGGAGTTCGCCGACGACGCGTTCGGCGCTGAGGCCGACGGCGCAGCCGGCGCCGACCCGGCGACCGCGCCGACCGACGTGCTGGTCAGCATCGGCGGCGGGGCGTTGATCTCCGGAGTGGCGGCCGCGTTGCACGCCCGCGCGCCGGGCACCCGGATCTGGGGCGTGGAGACCAACGGCGCGCAGGCGATGGCGCAGGCCCGCGCGGCCGGTGCCCCGGTGCCGGTGGAGCTGTCGTCGATCGTGACCACGCTGAGCGCGCCGATGGTGTCCCAGCTGACCCTCGACCACGTGTCGACGCTGGTCACCGACGTGCTGGTGGTTTCCGACGCCGAAGCGGTGCGGGGCAGCGTGGAGCTGGCCGAGCACGCCAAGGTGTGGGCGGAGCCGGCCGCCGGCTGCCTGCTGCCGGCGGCCCGCCGGGTGGTCGACCAGGTCGGCCCGCACGCCCGGATCGGCCTGGTGCTGTGTGGCGGCAACGTGACCGTGGCCGACCTGACCGGCTGGGCCGCTGGCTTCAACGTGCGCTGA
- a CDS encoding Hsp70 family protein, whose product MNGPVRLAVDLGTTHTVATVRRGDEPPRTLLFDGSPLLASGVFVDAVGTIHTGRDAQRLAAGEPQRFEPHPKRHIDDGAVLLGDRELPVAQLLAASLRRVAGEAALAGVHPVGATVLTCPADWGTPRRDLLRAAADAAGLGPVRLLDEPIAAATYCVRVLGQQVPPGGALAVFDFGGGTLDVAVVRNEPAGAGRVGGLRVLATGGLDDLGGLDVDNALVAHLGQLVSTRDPQLWARLDRPVTAADRRDRHAFWAEVRAAKEMLSRTSVAPVTVPGRDDPMHLTREELDRIAGPLVDRAVDETRRVLQLAGVAPADLAGLLLVGGASRMPLVASRLHARLGVAASVPEQPELPVAYGALHHDPAMSAPAPSTATPFFAAPSTGAAPTSPGPYGQPVRPYPSSAGPVAAGPTDPSDARAEGPRRRVGRWVAAVAAAVVLTLVGVIGLTNGRLLDRILDRDDGAGDSTGTGLFGGFLGGDPAVGAGLTPTHEVTLPAGTIASTVTVAGDLAVYAAVRVGATTVTAVPAGGGDPVWNVDLDVEPTEVALTAVGGLLVVDAADSATDSGDDMRVVLDATDGTVKWKRSWETFTDVVYVGTDVVVEVRDGIFDNAVARVDLTTGEQRWRREAPDDDLLIIDAERIRPVSVWTDGATVPDGAGLLPAAEHALADNRHAAAERVVELNEGSGRGVVLDAGDGRPVSDGDLPLDHERWTVYDGLAIGKLSDDASPGRAVLAAYDLDGFTKKWEVPFAGADTIERVKACGPRLVCVAVEGTAYRTVAVRTTDGTEAWKRTTDSGVDANWYAGPDALLFGDQTFDTVDDFVLLSFDDGTEVVPAGDHGSAAATGAGRAAVVSIRVDVTTSTAVPQVAVWDTATGRRSAAVDVGADLETAGVQRVVLDGDTVAVVTADHQVRVLTVPADLG is encoded by the coding sequence GTGAATGGACCGGTACGGCTCGCCGTCGACCTGGGTACCACGCACACCGTCGCCACGGTCCGCCGTGGCGACGAGCCGCCCCGGACGCTGCTGTTCGACGGGTCGCCGCTGTTGGCGTCCGGGGTCTTCGTCGACGCCGTCGGCACCATCCACACCGGACGTGACGCGCAGCGGTTGGCCGCCGGGGAGCCGCAGCGGTTCGAGCCGCACCCGAAACGGCACATCGACGACGGCGCGGTGCTGCTGGGCGACCGGGAGCTGCCGGTGGCGCAGCTGCTGGCGGCGAGTCTGCGCCGGGTCGCCGGGGAGGCCGCGCTGGCCGGGGTGCATCCGGTCGGCGCGACCGTGCTGACCTGCCCGGCGGACTGGGGTACGCCCCGGCGGGACCTGCTGCGGGCGGCGGCCGACGCCGCCGGGCTGGGCCCGGTGCGGCTGCTGGACGAGCCGATCGCCGCGGCCACCTACTGCGTACGGGTCCTCGGGCAGCAGGTCCCACCCGGCGGTGCCCTGGCGGTGTTCGACTTCGGCGGCGGCACCCTGGACGTGGCGGTGGTCCGTAACGAGCCGGCCGGTGCCGGCCGGGTCGGCGGGCTGCGGGTGCTGGCCACCGGTGGCCTGGACGACCTGGGTGGTCTCGACGTCGACAACGCTCTCGTCGCGCATCTGGGTCAGCTGGTCTCGACCCGGGATCCGCAGCTGTGGGCCCGGTTGGACCGGCCGGTGACCGCCGCCGACCGCCGGGACCGGCACGCCTTCTGGGCCGAGGTGCGGGCGGCGAAGGAGATGTTGTCGCGGACCTCGGTGGCGCCGGTGACGGTGCCGGGCCGGGACGACCCGATGCATCTGACCCGGGAGGAACTGGACCGCATCGCCGGGCCGCTGGTCGACCGGGCTGTCGACGAGACCCGCCGGGTGCTGCAACTGGCCGGGGTGGCGCCGGCGGACCTCGCGGGGCTGCTGCTGGTCGGCGGGGCGAGCCGGATGCCGCTGGTCGCCAGCCGGTTGCACGCTCGGCTCGGCGTCGCCGCGTCCGTGCCGGAGCAGCCGGAACTGCCGGTGGCGTACGGGGCGCTGCACCACGATCCGGCGATGTCTGCGCCGGCACCGTCGACGGCCACCCCGTTCTTCGCGGCACCGTCCACCGGGGCGGCACCGACGTCACCGGGGCCGTACGGGCAGCCGGTGCGCCCGTACCCGTCGTCCGCCGGGCCGGTGGCGGCCGGACCGACGGACCCGTCGGATGCGCGGGCCGAGGGCCCGCGTCGGCGGGTCGGCCGGTGGGTCGCGGCGGTCGCCGCCGCCGTGGTGCTGACCCTCGTCGGCGTCATCGGGCTGACCAATGGTCGGCTACTGGACCGGATTCTCGACCGCGACGACGGCGCCGGTGACAGCACCGGCACCGGCCTGTTCGGCGGGTTCCTCGGCGGCGACCCGGCCGTCGGCGCCGGCCTGACCCCGACCCATGAGGTCACGTTGCCGGCCGGCACGATCGCCTCGACGGTCACCGTCGCCGGTGACCTGGCGGTGTACGCGGCCGTGCGGGTCGGCGCGACCACCGTCACCGCCGTCCCGGCCGGTGGCGGTGACCCGGTCTGGAACGTCGACCTGGACGTCGAACCGACCGAGGTGGCCCTGACCGCCGTCGGCGGGCTGCTCGTCGTCGACGCGGCCGACTCGGCCACCGACTCCGGCGACGACATGCGGGTCGTCCTCGACGCCACCGACGGCACCGTCAAGTGGAAACGCAGCTGGGAGACCTTCACCGACGTGGTGTACGTCGGCACCGACGTGGTCGTGGAGGTCCGCGACGGCATCTTCGACAACGCGGTCGCCCGGGTCGACCTGACCACCGGTGAGCAGCGGTGGCGCCGCGAGGCGCCCGACGACGACCTGCTGATCATCGACGCCGAACGGATCCGGCCGGTCAGCGTCTGGACCGACGGTGCCACCGTGCCCGACGGCGCCGGGCTGCTGCCCGCCGCCGAACACGCCCTGGCCGACAACCGGCACGCCGCCGCGGAGCGGGTCGTGGAGCTCAACGAGGGCAGCGGCCGGGGTGTCGTCCTGGACGCCGGCGACGGCCGGCCGGTCAGCGACGGTGACCTGCCGTTGGACCACGAACGGTGGACGGTCTACGACGGGCTGGCCATCGGCAAGCTCTCCGACGACGCCTCGCCGGGGCGCGCCGTGCTGGCCGCCTACGACCTGGACGGGTTCACCAAGAAGTGGGAGGTGCCGTTCGCCGGTGCCGACACCATCGAACGGGTCAAGGCGTGCGGCCCGCGACTGGTGTGCGTGGCGGTCGAAGGCACCGCGTACCGGACGGTCGCGGTGCGCACCACCGACGGCACCGAGGCGTGGAAACGGACCACCGACTCCGGCGTTGACGCCAACTGGTACGCCGGCCCCGACGCGCTGCTCTTCGGTGACCAGACGTTCGACACCGTCGACGACTTCGTACTGCTCTCCTTCGACGACGGTACGGAGGTCGTACCGGCCGGTGATCATGGTTCGGCCGCCGCGACCGGTGCCGGCCGGGCGGCGGTGGTGAGCATCCGGGTCGACGTGACCACCAGCACGGCCGTGCCGCAGGTCGCCGTCTGGGACACGGCGACCGGCCGCCGCAGCGCCGCCGTCGACGTCGGCGCGGACCTGGAGACCGCCGGGGTGCAGCGGGTGGTGCTCGACGGTGACACCGTCGCCGTGGTCACCGCCGACCATCAGGTACGGGTGCTGACCGTCCCCGCCGACCTGGGCTGA
- a CDS encoding thymidine kinase — protein sequence MATACLAAGDGRLRHGAALKFFWGPMDCGKSTLALQMDHNHARQGRRGLVLTRNDRSMGPQVTTRIGLAHSAIEVTDDLDLVALVRGRWADGTRVDYLICDEACFYTVAQVEQMADLVDGYDVDVFAFGLASDFRSTLFPAAQRLFELADEVCRIQVEVLCWCGRQGLLNARVVDGVVARHGEQVVIGDTVDHADVRYQVLCRRHHRTGDLGPAE from the coding sequence TTGGCGACCGCCTGCCTCGCCGCCGGTGACGGGCGGCTGCGCCACGGCGCGGCGTTGAAGTTCTTCTGGGGGCCGATGGACTGCGGCAAGTCGACCCTGGCCCTGCAGATGGACCACAACCACGCCCGGCAGGGCCGCCGGGGCCTGGTGCTGACCCGCAACGACCGGTCGATGGGCCCGCAGGTCACCACCCGGATCGGCCTGGCGCACTCGGCGATCGAGGTCACCGACGACCTCGATCTGGTGGCGCTGGTGCGGGGCCGCTGGGCCGACGGCACCCGCGTCGACTACCTCATCTGCGACGAGGCCTGTTTCTACACCGTCGCCCAGGTGGAGCAGATGGCCGACCTGGTGGACGGCTACGACGTCGACGTGTTCGCCTTCGGCCTGGCCAGCGACTTCCGGTCGACGTTGTTCCCGGCCGCGCAGCGACTGTTCGAACTCGCCGACGAGGTGTGCCGCATCCAGGTCGAGGTGCTGTGCTGGTGTGGCCGGCAGGGCCTGCTCAACGCCCGGGTCGTCGACGGGGTGGTGGCCCGCCACGGCGAACAGGTCGTCATCGGCGACACCGTCGACCACGCCGACGTGCGCTACCAGGTGCTGTGCCGCCGCCATCACCGCACCGGCGACCTCGGACCTGCGGAGTAG